Proteins from a genomic interval of Sulfurimonas sp.:
- a CDS encoding GGDEF domain-containing protein translates to MICQDINKNKKNKNFAYFVTLTVVPVFAIIVMFSYAFLHIRDSVKFTSHEITGLRVIAQIQRTVFDIQKLRGLVCMGNGDEKSIEHIKIIKESIYKDLAMLKEHSMFIENDTSLKNELLNFIDSLGKTSPLEHTNYYYLTDVIHDFMRFSGRLSYHCKLILDSTMNSYVLIDNIVFLLPELIEYNGQIRAVTLSAQNSGLVDNQREYIKAQENKIKEKLEKLNYNLSLYYENRNSDEIKDAHNGALKAQDAIIEFANNKFLNGENLFEIYSITTKNIESIIDLYNENLKNLSHILEKRLNRDKEISIFIILAGFCSILFIIFINAMFYRRNRKFISKIEELTITDAMTTLHNRRYFDLVFDNLLKAQKRARQTLAFIIVDIDHFKQYNDTYGHQAGDETLKAVANCLKNSLRREGDFAFRLGGEEFGVLCTGLDDSQAFDFADAIRKKVEEEKIEHKKSTAGKYVTISMGLIVIKPGLVNSVNDVYRYADEALYKAKEKGRNRVVVYNEMH, encoded by the coding sequence ATGATTTGTCAAGATATAAATAAAAACAAAAAAAACAAAAATTTTGCTTATTTTGTAACATTGACGGTAGTGCCCGTATTTGCTATCATTGTTATGTTTTCATACGCTTTTCTTCATATTAGGGATAGTGTTAAGTTTACATCCCATGAGATAACGGGGTTAAGGGTTATAGCACAGATACAAAGAACCGTTTTTGATATTCAAAAATTAAGGGGTTTGGTATGTATGGGAAATGGAGATGAAAAATCCATAGAACATATAAAAATTATAAAAGAGAGTATCTATAAAGATTTGGCAATGTTAAAAGAGCATTCTATGTTTATAGAAAATGACACCTCTTTAAAAAACGAATTATTGAATTTTATAGATTCTCTTGGTAAAACTTCTCCATTGGAACATACGAACTACTACTATCTAACCGATGTAATTCATGATTTTATGAGATTTTCCGGTCGACTATCTTATCACTGCAAGCTTATTTTAGATTCAACGATGAACTCTTATGTTTTGATTGACAATATTGTCTTTTTGCTGCCTGAACTTATAGAGTATAACGGGCAGATAAGAGCAGTGACTTTATCTGCACAAAACAGCGGATTGGTAGATAATCAGCGAGAATATATAAAAGCACAAGAAAATAAGATAAAAGAAAAATTGGAAAAACTAAACTACAATCTGTCTCTTTATTATGAAAATAGAAACAGCGATGAAATAAAAGATGCTCATAACGGGGCGTTAAAAGCGCAAGATGCGATAATAGAGTTTGCAAACAATAAGTTCTTAAACGGCGAAAATCTATTTGAAATATATAGTATTACAACAAAAAATATTGAGTCTATTATAGATTTGTACAATGAAAATTTAAAAAACTTAAGTCATATTTTAGAAAAAAGGTTAAATAGAGATAAAGAAATCTCTATTTTCATAATTTTGGCCGGCTTTTGCTCTATTTTATTTATTATTTTCATAAATGCAATGTTTTACAGGAGAAATAGAAAATTTATCAGTAAGATAGAAGAGCTGACGATAACGGATGCAATGACTACTTTGCACAATAGAAGATATTTCGACCTAGTCTTTGACAACCTTTTAAAAGCTCAAAAAAGAGCAAGGCAGACACTTGCTTTTATCATTGTAGATATAGATCATTTCAAACAGTATAACGACACCTATGGACATCAAGCGGGAGATGAAACTTTAAAAGCCGTAGCAAATTGTTTGAAGAACTCTCTAAGAAGAGAGGGTGATTTTGCTTTTAGACTCGGAGGCGAGGAGTTTGGGGTCTTATGCACGGGGTTGGATGATTCTCAGGCATTTGATTTTGCAGACGCTATAAGAAAAAAAGTTGAAGAAGAAAAGATTGAACATAAAAAAAGTACGGCAGGCAAGTATGTCACTATTTCTATGGGGCTTATAGTGATAAAACCGGGGCTTGTAAACAGCGTAAACGATGTATACAGATATGCTGATGAGGCTCTCTACAAGGCAAAAGAAAAGGGACGGAACCGAGTCGTTGTTTATAATGAAATGCATTGA